A stretch of the Thermococcus sp. genome encodes the following:
- a CDS encoding FAD-binding oxidoreductase yields the protein MPSKELPERSEIVIIGGGIVGVTLAHELARRGEEVTVIEKRFIGSGSTFRCGTGIRQQFNDEANVQVMKRSVELWNRYSEEYGFSFEQTGYLFLLYDDDEVAEFKENIAIQNRFGVPTRLITPEEAKEIVPLLDTSEVIAASWNPTDGKADPFYATAAFALNAERFGARLVEYTEVKDFLIENGEIRGLKTSRGTIKTGIVINATNAWAKLINAMAGIRTKIPIEPYKHQAVITQPIRKGAIRPMVISFKYGHAYLTQTAHGGVVGGVGYELGPTYDLNPTYEFMREVSYYFTKIIPALRELLILRTWAGYYAKTPDSNPAIGKIEELSDYYIAAGFSGHGFMMAPAVAEMVADLVTKGRTDLPVEWYDPYRFERGELRGEALQMG from the coding sequence ATGCCGAGTAAAGAGCTCCCCGAGAGGAGCGAGATAGTCATCATCGGCGGGGGGATAGTTGGAGTAACCCTCGCCCACGAGCTGGCCAGGCGCGGTGAGGAGGTTACAGTCATTGAAAAGCGTTTCATTGGCTCCGGCTCTACCTTCCGCTGCGGAACGGGCATAAGGCAGCAGTTCAACGACGAGGCCAACGTCCAGGTCATGAAGCGCTCCGTCGAGCTGTGGAATCGCTATAGTGAGGAGTACGGCTTCTCCTTCGAGCAGACCGGCTATCTCTTCCTGCTCTACGACGACGATGAGGTCGCGGAGTTCAAGGAGAACATAGCCATACAGAACCGCTTTGGGGTTCCGACCAGGCTCATAACGCCGGAGGAGGCGAAGGAGATAGTGCCGCTCCTCGACACCAGCGAGGTCATCGCGGCGTCGTGGAATCCAACGGACGGAAAGGCAGACCCCTTCTACGCCACCGCCGCCTTCGCCCTCAACGCCGAGCGCTTCGGGGCCAGGCTGGTCGAGTACACCGAGGTCAAGGACTTCCTCATAGAAAACGGCGAGATAAGGGGCCTCAAGACAAGCAGGGGGACGATAAAGACCGGAATAGTAATCAACGCCACCAACGCCTGGGCCAAGCTCATCAACGCGATGGCCGGGATAAGGACGAAGATACCAATAGAGCCCTACAAGCACCAGGCCGTCATCACGCAGCCCATAAGGAAGGGAGCCATCAGGCCGATGGTCATATCCTTCAAGTACGGTCACGCTTACCTCACCCAGACGGCCCACGGCGGCGTCGTCGGCGGCGTCGGCTACGAGCTCGGCCCGACCTACGACCTCAACCCGACCTACGAGTTCATGCGCGAGGTCAGCTACTACTTCACCAAGATAATCCCCGCCCTGAGGGAGCTTCTTATACTCAGAACATGGGCTGGCTACTACGCCAAGACGCCGGACAGCAACCCGGCGATAGGAAAGATAGAGGAGCTGAGCGACTACTACATAGCGGCGGGCTTCAGCGGTCACGGCTTCATGATGGCTCCAGCTGTGGCAGAGATGGTAGCGGACCTGGTAACGAAGGGCAGGACGGATCTTCCGGTCGAGTGGTACGACCCGTACCGCTTCGAGAGGGGCGAGCTGCGCGGAGAAGCGCTGCAGATGGGGTGA
- a CDS encoding FAD-dependent oxidoreductase — MRPLDLTEKDPSRRVTIYFEGQPLEAYEGEKLTVALLANGIYWLTTSTEGRKRGAFTFGPVPVVLNGVKNINGRKTKVKDGMRIERQNYGEFQETVEIDEGTPVERLVVDVAVIGGGPAGIGAVLEVQEHLTAAIIEEKGWLGGDLWLKGLPQEGFGDPKRAVKELTGKFNENVRVFKGTIALGVFDKGEYFLVPIVTGKNQLIELMAKRVVLAVGAVDNILLFENNEFPGVFRRDFALEVMNVWGVAPGRKVAVVGSRPEDIVPELERWGIEYVVVPNPKRVEGKEKVERLIDMNGHVYEVDAVIVSDGRRPDINPITQAGGKLKFKRGYYMPVLDSQHRIRDGIYVAGSAVSIKPHYANYLEGRLVGAYILREFGFESSPCLYEERLKEYEPDSITVHRIDFESFNLEDVQICGCDVSLKKVDDVVRSGITDLQIIKRLTHLAMGFCQGRFCLFNGAVVVSQRTGSDMSRIDLPVARPPLKNVRMKVTAEGVDEYAE, encoded by the coding sequence ATGAGACCGCTCGACCTGACCGAGAAAGACCCTTCTAGGAGGGTTACAATCTATTTTGAAGGCCAACCTCTGGAGGCCTACGAGGGAGAAAAGCTCACCGTTGCTCTCCTGGCCAACGGCATCTACTGGCTCACCACCAGCACTGAGGGCAGAAAGCGCGGCGCCTTCACCTTCGGCCCTGTCCCTGTGGTTCTCAACGGTGTCAAGAACATCAACGGAAGAAAGACCAAGGTCAAGGACGGCATGAGGATAGAGCGCCAGAACTACGGGGAGTTCCAGGAGACGGTTGAGATCGACGAGGGCACGCCCGTCGAGAGGCTGGTAGTTGACGTGGCGGTCATCGGAGGCGGCCCTGCCGGAATAGGGGCAGTGCTTGAGGTTCAGGAACATCTAACCGCCGCGATAATCGAGGAGAAGGGCTGGCTCGGGGGAGACCTGTGGCTCAAGGGCCTGCCCCAGGAGGGGTTCGGCGACCCGAAGAGGGCCGTTAAAGAGCTCACCGGAAAGTTCAACGAGAACGTCAGGGTTTTCAAGGGCACGATAGCCCTCGGTGTCTTTGACAAGGGCGAGTACTTCCTGGTGCCGATAGTCACCGGGAAGAACCAGCTCATCGAGCTGATGGCCAAGCGCGTCGTTCTGGCCGTCGGTGCGGTTGACAACATCCTCCTCTTTGAGAACAACGAGTTTCCAGGTGTCTTCAGGCGCGATTTTGCCCTCGAAGTCATGAACGTGTGGGGCGTCGCTCCCGGAAGGAAGGTCGCCGTGGTGGGGAGCAGGCCTGAGGACATCGTTCCGGAGCTGGAGCGCTGGGGAATCGAGTACGTGGTGGTGCCCAACCCAAAGCGCGTTGAAGGGAAGGAGAAAGTTGAGAGGCTCATCGACATGAACGGGCACGTTTACGAGGTCGATGCCGTCATCGTGTCCGATGGGAGGAGGCCGGACATCAACCCGATAACCCAGGCCGGTGGAAAGCTGAAGTTCAAACGCGGCTACTACATGCCCGTCCTCGACTCCCAGCACAGGATAAGGGACGGCATATACGTCGCAGGGAGCGCCGTCAGCATAAAGCCCCACTACGCCAACTACCTGGAGGGAAGGCTCGTCGGGGCGTACATCCTCAGGGAGTTTGGATTTGAGTCAAGTCCATGCCTTTACGAGGAGAGGCTGAAGGAGTACGAGCCCGACTCCATAACCGTCCACAGGATAGATTTTGAGAGCTTCAACCTTGAAGACGTCCAGATATGCGGCTGCGACGTCTCCCTGAAGAAGGTGGACGACGTGGTCAGGAGCGGAATAACCGACCTTCAGATAATCAAGCGCCTGACACACCTAGCGATGGGCTTCTGCCAGGGGCGCTTCTGCCTCTTCAACGGAGCCGTGGTCGTCTCGCAGAGGACGGGCTCTGACATGAGCCGCATCGACCTCCCAGTGGCAAGGCCGCCGCTGAAGAACGTCAGGATGAAGGTCACCGCCGAGGGGGTGGATGAGTATGCCGAGTAA
- a CDS encoding galactokinase translates to MYRVDSPGRVNLIGEHTDYALGYVMPMAIDLYTVLHAQKDEGVRVYSQIFREVREFGLGEIRKAGDWADYVRGIFWVLMEEGHTIGGMKGILGGDLPIGSGLSSSASLELAVLAFLNEAYELNLLPVEMALLAQKAENEFVGVPCGILDQFAVVHGKRGHVIFLDTDTLEHEYIRFPEDVRVLVFYTGVKRELAGSAYAERRKVAEETLRLLGKRTSKEVDESELRSLPALYRRFFGYIVRENRRVLEARDALRSGDVRTFGELMTASHWDLARNYEVSSEELDFFVRRAIELGAYGAKLTGAGFGGSAVAIVPEEMALDVAMRVTDEYVRHFNWEPDYHLVTPSDGVSVRRV, encoded by the coding sequence ATGTACCGCGTTGATTCTCCCGGAAGGGTCAATCTGATTGGGGAGCATACGGATTACGCCCTCGGCTACGTCATGCCGATGGCAATAGACCTCTACACCGTCCTGCACGCCCAAAAGGACGAGGGGGTGAGAGTATACTCACAGATCTTCAGGGAGGTCAGGGAATTCGGCCTCGGTGAAATCAGAAAAGCCGGTGACTGGGCGGATTACGTCAGGGGAATATTCTGGGTTCTGATGGAGGAAGGGCACACCATCGGGGGGATGAAGGGAATCCTCGGCGGAGACCTTCCAATAGGTTCAGGATTAAGCTCCTCGGCGAGCCTTGAGCTGGCTGTTCTGGCTTTTCTCAACGAGGCCTACGAGCTGAACCTCCTGCCGGTGGAGATGGCCCTCTTAGCTCAAAAGGCTGAGAACGAGTTCGTTGGAGTGCCCTGCGGGATACTCGATCAGTTCGCGGTCGTCCACGGAAAGAGGGGGCACGTCATATTCCTCGATACCGACACGCTGGAGCACGAGTACATCAGGTTTCCCGAGGATGTGAGGGTTCTCGTGTTCTACACAGGGGTTAAGCGGGAACTCGCGGGATCAGCCTACGCCGAGAGGAGGAAAGTTGCCGAGGAAACGCTCCGCCTCCTGGGGAAGAGGACTTCGAAGGAGGTCGATGAGAGCGAACTCAGGAGCCTTCCCGCCCTCTACAGGCGCTTCTTTGGCTACATCGTGAGGGAGAACCGGCGCGTCCTTGAGGCGAGGGACGCCCTGCGGAGCGGCGACGTCAGGACCTTCGGAGAACTGATGACGGCCTCGCACTGGGATCTGGCGAGGAACTACGAGGTATCAAGTGAGGAACTGGACTTCTTCGTAAGAAGGGCGATAGAGCTCGGTGCCTACGGGGCGAAGCTTACCGGAGCTGGCTTTGGAGGGTCAGCGGTGGCCATAGTGCCCGAGGAGATGGCCCTGGACGTGGCGATGAGGGTCACTGACGAATACGTGAGGCACTTCAACTGGGAGCCGGACTACCACCTCGTCACCCCGAGCGACGGGGTAAGCGTGAGGAGGGTCTGA
- a CDS encoding sodium/proline symporter encodes MNSGILFGFLVYLALLAYIGWWANRYTKTEDQYFVGGRRVHVLAATLSDKASDFSGWLMLGYPGAAFSSGLGAFWAAIGCLFGTLADYVLIGPRLRIYAGKFRAITVPDYLEARLKDDTKLIRILSALIIVIFMTAYVAAQFTAGGKTFAEGFGISDNMGILITVIILTAYVITGGFFAVVWTDVVQAMFMLLTLIIVPFLALSEIGGFERATQIIGSADPAKLHPFGGATGIAALVFAIGYASWIVGYLGQPHIVTRYMSVEDPRKLRRPGIFISGTWTIIVLWGAFFAGFLGFAMYQAGILQVSDPEKVIPAMAVELMPSWLAGFVIAGIISAVMSTADSQLLVASSAIARDFYHKVLGKELGKKQMVNISRLVVAGVALVGLWFAISGPKVIYQMVATAWGGLAVGFGPILTLSLWWKRATKEGAIIGMAYGLISEVILEAKIYGWAFNPDAPGFFGTIGGWFNGIPVFFINFFVTLVVIIIVSLLTKPPEDVVKLHEEIFKKVPIEGAGRKSITETRAKSQVENVAEFVLTRGLA; translated from the coding sequence ATGAACAGCGGGATACTTTTCGGTTTTCTGGTGTATCTCGCGCTGCTTGCTTACATAGGCTGGTGGGCCAACAGATACACCAAGACAGAGGATCAGTACTTCGTTGGAGGCAGGAGGGTTCACGTTTTAGCGGCCACCCTCTCGGACAAGGCCAGCGACTTCTCCGGCTGGCTGATGCTCGGTTATCCGGGTGCTGCCTTTTCCAGCGGTCTCGGTGCCTTCTGGGCGGCCATCGGCTGTCTCTTCGGTACCCTCGCCGATTATGTCCTCATAGGCCCGAGGCTGAGAATCTACGCTGGTAAATTCAGGGCGATAACAGTCCCGGACTACCTGGAGGCAAGGCTCAAAGACGACACCAAGCTGATAAGAATCCTGAGCGCACTGATAATAGTCATATTCATGACCGCCTATGTTGCCGCGCAGTTCACCGCCGGAGGAAAGACCTTCGCAGAGGGCTTCGGCATAAGCGACAACATGGGAATCCTCATCACCGTCATCATACTGACGGCCTATGTTATCACGGGTGGATTCTTTGCGGTCGTCTGGACCGACGTCGTTCAGGCAATGTTCATGCTGCTGACCCTGATAATCGTCCCGTTCCTGGCACTCTCTGAGATAGGGGGCTTTGAGAGGGCAACCCAGATAATAGGCAGCGCCGACCCGGCGAAGCTCCATCCGTTTGGTGGTGCCACCGGAATAGCAGCACTGGTCTTCGCAATAGGCTACGCCTCGTGGATAGTCGGCTATCTCGGCCAGCCCCACATAGTCACCCGTTACATGAGCGTTGAGGATCCGAGGAAGCTCAGGAGGCCGGGTATATTCATCAGCGGCACGTGGACGATAATCGTCCTCTGGGGTGCGTTCTTTGCTGGATTCCTTGGATTTGCCATGTATCAGGCTGGGATACTGCAGGTCAGCGATCCTGAGAAGGTGATCCCCGCCATGGCGGTTGAGCTCATGCCGAGCTGGCTGGCGGGCTTCGTCATAGCAGGTATAATCTCGGCCGTCATGAGTACCGCGGACTCACAGCTGCTGGTGGCTTCCTCGGCAATAGCCAGGGACTTCTACCACAAGGTCCTCGGCAAAGAGCTGGGCAAGAAGCAGATGGTGAACATATCAAGGCTCGTCGTTGCCGGCGTCGCCCTCGTCGGTCTGTGGTTTGCCATCAGCGGCCCGAAGGTCATCTACCAGATGGTCGCAACGGCCTGGGGAGGTCTGGCCGTCGGCTTCGGCCCGATACTCACCCTGAGCCTCTGGTGGAAGAGGGCAACCAAGGAGGGAGCAATAATCGGCATGGCCTACGGTCTCATCAGCGAGGTAATCCTTGAGGCCAAGATATACGGCTGGGCGTTCAACCCGGACGCTCCGGGCTTCTTTGGAACGATCGGCGGCTGGTTCAACGGCATACCGGTGTTCTTCATCAACTTCTTCGTGACGCTGGTGGTCATAATAATCGTCAGCCTCCTCACCAAGCCACCAGAGGACGTGGTCAAGCTCCACGAGGAGATATTCAAGAAGGTTCCCATCGAGGGGGCCGGCAGGAAGAGCATCACTGAGACCAGAGCCAAGAGCCAGGTGGAGAACGTCGCCGAGTTCGTCCTCACCAGGGGGCTCGCCTGA
- a CDS encoding ATP-binding protein produces MFDREYEFERIISAIDDGVPLIVLTGIRRVGKTTLVRVLLNEIDMAGGYIDARKLWSIHANIPPELIKKEIAKSLDARKSYAPVMRLLRSLKSVTIAGSGVEFKDNETNLIDILDDIEKSGERTLIVFDEAQYLRYSNYDYTALFASLNDNYENITLILTGSEIQILEEFLGFNDRYSPLYKREHEIVHLDRFSRNESLQYLREGFREVGLEIPENEIEDAVEVLDGIVGWLREYGWLRYRGRSHGVAIDEVFQRAKSDIIDELSRYSKRYLTIMMAVADGYLSWSSIKAYLERVEGKRINDGSLNTALRNLIRYGYLEKRSDGYHITDPVIERALRHG; encoded by the coding sequence ATGTTTGACCGTGAGTACGAGTTTGAAAGGATAATCTCGGCTATAGACGATGGAGTACCGCTTATAGTCCTGACGGGGATTCGTCGCGTGGGCAAGACTACCCTCGTTAGAGTTCTTCTTAACGAAATAGACATGGCGGGTGGTTACATAGATGCAAGGAAACTCTGGAGCATCCATGCGAACATTCCGCCGGAGCTCATAAAGAAGGAGATAGCAAAATCGCTGGACGCGAGAAAAAGCTACGCTCCCGTCATGAGGCTTCTCCGCTCGCTTAAGAGCGTAACGATTGCAGGTTCAGGAGTTGAGTTCAAGGATAACGAGACCAACCTAATAGACATCCTCGACGACATCGAAAAGAGCGGGGAGAGGACTTTGATTGTCTTTGACGAAGCCCAGTACCTCCGTTACTCCAACTACGACTACACGGCCCTCTTCGCGTCCCTAAACGATAACTACGAGAACATCACCCTGATTCTCACCGGGTCGGAGATTCAAATACTTGAGGAGTTCCTCGGCTTTAACGACAGGTACTCCCCGCTCTACAAGAGGGAACACGAGATAGTCCATCTCGACCGCTTCAGCAGGAATGAGAGCCTGCAATACCTCAGAGAAGGATTCAGGGAAGTTGGGCTGGAAATTCCGGAGAACGAAATAGAGGACGCCGTTGAGGTTCTCGACGGCATCGTGGGATGGCTGAGGGAGTACGGATGGCTCCGCTACCGCGGGAGAAGTCACGGCGTTGCCATCGACGAGGTGTTCCAGAGGGCGAAGAGCGACATAATAGACGAGCTCTCAAGGTACTCCAAGCGATACCTCACGATAATGATGGCGGTGGCGGATGGCTATCTTTCGTGGTCATCGATAAAGGCCTACCTCGAGCGGGTAGAGGGGAAGAGAATAAACGACGGCTCTCTGAACACCGCCCTCAGGAACCTAATCCGATACGGTTACCTCGAAAAGCGGAGTGACGGTTACCACATAACCGACCCCGTCATCGAGAGGGCCCTAAGGCACGGGTAG
- the pfpI gene encoding deglycase PfpI, whose protein sequence is MKVLFLSADGFEDLELIYPLHRIKEEGHEVYVASFERGKITGKHGYSVNVDLAFEEVDPDEFDALVLPGGKAPEIVRLNEKAIEITRKMFEAGKPVASICHGPQILISAGVLKGRKGTSTVTIRDDVKNAGAEWVNEEVVVDGNWVSSRHPGDLYAWMREFVKLLR, encoded by the coding sequence ATGAAGGTGCTGTTTCTTAGTGCCGACGGTTTTGAAGACCTGGAGCTTATCTACCCCCTCCACAGGATAAAGGAGGAGGGACACGAGGTCTACGTGGCTAGCTTTGAGAGGGGCAAGATAACGGGCAAGCACGGCTACTCCGTCAACGTTGACCTTGCCTTTGAGGAGGTTGACCCGGACGAGTTCGACGCCCTCGTCCTTCCCGGCGGGAAGGCGCCCGAGATAGTCAGGCTCAACGAGAAGGCCATCGAGATAACCAGAAAGATGTTCGAGGCTGGAAAGCCGGTGGCGAGCATCTGCCACGGGCCGCAGATACTCATTTCAGCTGGTGTCCTGAAGGGCAGGAAGGGCACTAGCACCGTAACCATCAGGGACGACGTGAAGAACGCCGGCGCCGAATGGGTGAACGAGGAGGTAGTCGTCGACGGCAACTGGGTCAGCTCAAGACACCCCGGCGACCTCTACGCCTGGATGAGGGAGTTCGTCAAGCTCCTCCGCTGA
- a CDS encoding GTP-binding protein, producing the protein MPTNVTAEYLAAEEEYRNAKTIPEKIRALEKMYATVPKHKGTEKLRLQIKRKLAELRKELEKQRQMRKGGGGPSMAVRKEGAAQIVLAGLPNVGKSSLMKALTNVDIDVADYAFTTVEPIPGMMHHKDVQIQLVEVPGLVEGAALGKGMGPQLLSVIRNADAIAIVVDLSQDPVKQMEILLKEFERAGIKLNKRRPRVEIKRTAMGGIVINGQENIKGDIGEVMKMLREERIHSAEITVKEPVTLEEFADALDESLVWRRAIIIANKGDAPGSKENYEKLVEAYGDRFKIIPVSAKRKIQLDKLKDELYELAGIIRVFTKSPGEEPAYPPVPLKKGSTVMDLAERIHKDFARNFRYARVWGKSVKFPGQRVGADHVLEDGDIVEIHAR; encoded by the coding sequence ATGCCAACCAACGTGACAGCAGAGTACCTTGCGGCGGAGGAGGAATACAGGAACGCCAAGACTATCCCGGAGAAGATACGGGCCCTCGAAAAGATGTACGCCACAGTCCCCAAACACAAAGGAACGGAAAAGCTCCGGCTCCAGATAAAGAGGAAGCTCGCCGAGCTGAGGAAGGAGCTGGAGAAGCAGAGGCAGATGCGCAAAGGCGGTGGCGGCCCGTCGATGGCAGTCAGAAAAGAGGGCGCGGCACAGATAGTTCTCGCGGGACTTCCGAACGTTGGCAAAAGCTCGCTCATGAAGGCCCTCACCAACGTTGACATAGACGTCGCGGACTACGCGTTCACGACGGTCGAGCCTATTCCGGGCATGATGCACCATAAAGACGTCCAGATACAGCTCGTTGAGGTTCCCGGTCTCGTCGAGGGCGCAGCCCTTGGAAAGGGCATGGGGCCGCAGCTGCTGAGCGTCATAAGGAACGCGGACGCGATAGCCATCGTGGTTGACCTCTCCCAGGATCCAGTAAAGCAGATGGAGATTCTCCTCAAGGAGTTTGAAAGGGCAGGGATAAAGCTGAACAAGCGCCGCCCGAGGGTGGAGATCAAGAGAACCGCCATGGGCGGAATCGTGATCAACGGCCAGGAGAACATCAAGGGGGACATAGGCGAAGTCATGAAGATGCTCCGAGAGGAGAGGATACACTCCGCCGAGATAACCGTCAAGGAGCCGGTTACGCTTGAGGAGTTCGCCGACGCCCTGGATGAGAGCCTCGTCTGGAGGCGTGCCATAATCATCGCCAACAAGGGCGACGCCCCGGGGAGCAAGGAGAACTACGAGAAGCTCGTTGAGGCCTACGGAGACAGGTTCAAGATAATCCCAGTCTCGGCTAAGAGGAAGATTCAGCTGGACAAGCTCAAGGACGAGCTCTACGAGCTGGCCGGAATCATTCGCGTCTTCACCAAGAGCCCCGGAGAGGAGCCGGCCTACCCACCGGTGCCGCTGAAGAAGGGCTCGACGGTTATGGACCTGGCCGAGAGGATACACAAGGACTTCGCCAGGAACTTCCGCTACGCCCGCGTATGGGGCAAGAGCGTCAAGTTCCCTGGCCAGCGTGTTGGGGCCGACCACGTGCTTGAAGATGGGGACATAGTGGAGATCCACGCCCGCTAG
- a CDS encoding polysaccharide deacetylase family protein: MLALLLHGNLQYAEIPKAEIGRVIEKAYRPVISTLLKREIPFALNVTGFTLELLPEDVIGLIRDGVSTGLIEITGTAYSHAILPLLSLDRVEAQVQRDRSVKEELLGVSPRLFFPPELAYDPILPAILRDNGYEEIFIDGEALVLSDHLNRAVKPVKPLYPHLIKAQRGEGNRYLNYLLGLRELKRSLKLVFPGKVTLEAVKEITGIPIWVNVNTVVMLSAGRFPLMNPRKGAKWLKNLDDIVLYGTDIEFLGYRPLADYLITADSFLKVFEALGREVKPPSELPHSGRRLYLRTSSWAPDKSLDIWRLDEGNARLNFLSRDVAGERAFLAENSDARGWEPLPERRLDAFRAIYEAWRGVNEES; this comes from the coding sequence TTGCTCGCTCTCCTCCTCCACGGCAACCTCCAGTACGCGGAGATACCGAAGGCGGAGATAGGAAGGGTCATCGAGAAGGCATACAGGCCCGTAATCTCCACCCTTCTCAAAAGGGAAATCCCCTTCGCCCTCAACGTCACCGGCTTCACGCTTGAACTTCTCCCGGAGGACGTCATCGGCCTGATAAGGGACGGGGTCTCCACCGGACTGATCGAGATAACCGGGACTGCCTACAGCCACGCGATACTCCCGCTCCTGAGCCTCGACAGGGTGGAGGCCCAGGTACAAAGGGACAGAAGCGTTAAGGAGGAACTCCTCGGAGTCTCCCCGAGGCTCTTCTTCCCGCCGGAGCTAGCCTACGACCCGATTCTGCCGGCCATACTCCGGGACAACGGCTACGAGGAGATATTCATCGACGGCGAGGCGCTGGTTCTCTCCGACCACCTCAACAGGGCGGTGAAGCCGGTGAAGCCTCTCTATCCCCACCTGATTAAGGCCCAGCGGGGCGAGGGAAACAGGTATCTTAACTACCTCCTTGGATTGAGGGAGCTGAAGCGCTCCCTCAAGCTCGTCTTTCCTGGGAAGGTTACGCTCGAGGCCGTGAAGGAGATAACAGGAATCCCGATCTGGGTGAACGTGAACACCGTCGTGATGCTCTCCGCCGGCAGGTTCCCGCTGATGAACCCGAGGAAGGGGGCAAAATGGCTTAAGAACCTCGATGACATAGTCCTCTACGGCACCGACATAGAGTTCCTGGGCTACCGCCCCCTGGCGGACTACCTGATAACCGCCGATTCTTTCCTGAAGGTCTTCGAGGCCCTCGGGAGGGAGGTGAAGCCGCCGAGCGAGCTCCCCCATTCCGGCAGGAGGCTCTACCTGAGGACTTCGAGCTGGGCGCCCGATAAGAGCCTCGACATCTGGAGGCTGGACGAGGGCAACGCGAGGCTGAACTTCCTCTCACGGGATGTGGCGGGAGAAAGGGCCTTCCTCGCGGAGAACAGTGACGCCCGGGGCTGGGAGCCCCTGCCCGAGAGGAGGCTCGACGCGTTTAGGGCCATCTACGAAGCCTGGAGGGGTGTAAATGAGGAATCTTAG
- a CDS encoding Lrp/AsnC family transcriptional regulator, which yields MRTGLDDIDRKILSILQKNSRTPLREISKEVNLAESTVYERIKKLKERGIIRKFTVILDPDSLGFKILAFILIKAKAGKYSYVASELKKYPEIVEIFETTGDYDMLVKIRTRGSEELNEFLDTIGEIDGVVATHTMVVLKVHKETTELPL from the coding sequence ATGCGAACCGGTTTGGACGATATAGACAGGAAGATCCTCTCCATACTCCAAAAGAACAGCAGAACGCCCCTGAGGGAGATATCCAAAGAGGTCAATCTCGCCGAATCGACCGTTTACGAGAGGATTAAGAAGCTGAAGGAGCGGGGCATAATAAGAAAGTTCACCGTGATACTCGACCCGGATTCCCTCGGCTTTAAGATCCTGGCGTTCATACTGATAAAGGCCAAGGCCGGGAAGTACTCCTACGTGGCGAGTGAGCTCAAAAAGTACCCGGAGATAGTAGAGATTTTCGAGACCACCGGCGATTACGACATGCTCGTCAAAATAAGAACCAGGGGGAGCGAGGAGCTTAACGAGTTCCTTGACACGATAGGTGAAATCGACGGCGTCGTGGCGACCCACACGATGGTAGTCCTCAAGGTTCATAAAGAAACGACCGAACTCCCCCTCTGA